The Zygotorulaspora mrakii chromosome 3, complete sequence genome includes a region encoding these proteins:
- the MIC12 gene encoding Mic12p (similar to Saccharomyces cerevisiae YBR262C; ancestral locus Anc_1.340), with protein MSKILKLSSITLLSSTLAVSYYYYAIDRDGYHYNNSIWKRISDRTRGIIDRKQDIVATDPFTTKPRDILRRPMVETMKDLWNEQIRSSVSWIYSLGK; from the coding sequence ATGAGcaagattttgaagttaTCATCTATCACGCTGTTGTCTAGTACACTGGCTGTCTCATATTACTATTATGCGATTGATAGAGATGGGTACCATTACAATAACTCGATTTGGAAGAGAATCAGTGACAGGACGCGGGGGATAATCGACAGGAAGCAAGATATTGTTGCGACGGACCCATTCACGACGAAACCACGTGATATCCTACGGAGACCAATGGTTGAGACCATGAAGGACCTCTGGAACGAGCAGATCAGATCTTCAGTTTCATGGATATACTCCCTAGGAAAATGA
- the TAE1 gene encoding N-terminal protein methyltransferase (similar to Saccharomyces cerevisiae YBR261C; ancestral locus Anc_1.341), protein MSTAKPDTLIDYNDAINYWTGVPATVTGVLGGYGEDTIVPTMDVLGSNHFLRKLKSRMVAEPGYEKIGADIGAGIGRVTRDMLSKHCSKTDLVEPVKPFVEQMATELIELKAINKIGEIYQVGMQDWTPEEGRYWLIWCQWCLGHLPDNELVKFLKRCTKGLQPNGTIVVKENNTPTNQDDFDQEDSSVTRSDAKFKEIFEQCDLKLIATERQKGLPHELYPVRMYALKPKNI, encoded by the coding sequence ATGAGCACAGCTAAGCCAGATACTTTAATAGATTACAACGATGCGATCAACTACTGGACCGGAGTCCCTGCCACTGTAACAGGCGTTCTTGGCGGCTACGGTGAGGACACCATTGTACCAACGATGGATGTATTGGGttcaaatcattttttgagaaaactCAAGTCTAGGATGGTTGCCGAGCCAGGGTATGAGAAAATAGGCGCAGATATCGGAGCAGGTATTGGTCGTGTAACAAGGGATATGCTATCAAAACACTGTAGCAAAACCGATCTGGTCGAGCCTGTAAAGCCATTCGTGGAACAAATGGCTACCGAATTGATAGAATTGAAAGCTATAAACAAGATAGGTGAAATATATCAGGTTGGAATGCAAGACTGGACGCCCGAAGAGGGTAGGTACTGGCTCATTTGGTGCCAGTGGTGTCTGGGACATCTCCCAGACAACGAACTggtaaaatttttaaaaagaTGCACCAAGGGACTGCAACCAAATGGGACTATAGTAGTGAAGGAGAACAACACACCAACCAACCAAGATGACTTCGATCAGGAAGATTCGTCTGTCACGAGGTCCGATGCTAAGttcaaagagatttttGAGCAATGTGACCTAAAGCTCATCGCTACAGAGAGACAGAAGGGCCTCCCTCACGAATTGTATCCTGTCAGAATGTACGCTCTGAAACCTAAGAATATTTAA
- the RGD1 gene encoding GTPase-activating protein RGD1 (similar to Saccharomyces cerevisiae RGD1 (YBR260C); ancestral locus Anc_1.342), translating into MNSQSSTQNAEPHDIAIQAAQLFDKPEIKRVLNSDVAINALLARLKQSLLTCEEFTKFIRKKYLFEEEHVEELSKQYKHFFVTTSGTNSSLKVKIHDILEFDGKLAQVKQSYVTALQKMCDEMSALLLTMTKMRKTVKENSRRLEKEVSDAIHTAEKAQARYDSLCQDWDKLRMTDPTKTKLTLRGSKTTKEQEEELLRKIDTADLEYKQRVDHSDSLRNTFITKERPKIVLELKDLIMEIDTAMSIQLQKYTIWTENLILNSGITVAPFESTKSMKSVALSVTNEIDLYNYLNKYNSTGKTTSLVNKNLIPVAYKKHPSMIKNSSNATSKISPSYVVNPAKNSIPKRIISTHNESPFSSSANSAATTAAAGQSAIANNSSFKVNPTSSNIPTSGSDYSSSNTVYSSDPNYKQRMQSAKETIPLPQPNAASKTLDPGNFAAARIPSLSTTVSTSTPDSDRPLSHVQTNSIMPPGTQNNFKTFGVPLEKLVEYEQDMVPAIVRQCIYVIDKYGLDLEGVYRKSANVLDISKLKEEIDKDPSNVSMILPPKNYGDSDIYLVGSLLKAFFAALPESLLPEEIGQEVKACLSIDDEATRKNYMHGLIYKLPDAQYWTLRALLFHLKRVAEHEPQNRMNLKSLNIIWGPTLVAPNRDDPNDVNYQIKAMEILFAVADQAFESE; encoded by the coding sequence ATGAATTCCCAGAGTAGTACCCAAAATGCAGAACCACATGATATCGCAATCCAGGCTGCTCAATTGTTTGATAAACCAGAGATCAAAAGGGTTTTGAACTCGGATGTAGCAATCAATGCCCTTTTAGCGCGCTTAAAACAGTCGTTATTGACATGTGAGGAGTTCACTAAATTTATACGCAAGAAATACctgtttgaagaagagcaTGTTGAAGAACTGAGCAAACAGTATAAGCACTTTTTTGTGACAACCTCTGGCACCAATTCATCCCTGAAAGTCAAAATTCATGATATCTTGGAATTTGATGGGAAGTTAGCTCAAGTAAAGCAAAGCTATGTAACTGCCTTACAGAAGATGTGTGACGAGATGAGTGCACTCTTACTTACCATGAcgaaaatgagaaaaacaGTTAAGGAAAATAGCAGGAGGTTGGAAAAGGAGGTTTCTGATGCCATTCATACTGCTGAAAAGGCACAAGCTCGTTATGATTCACTTTGTCAGGATTGGGATAAATTGAGAATGACAGATCCAACAAAAACCAAACTTACGTTAAGAGGCTCAAAAACCacaaaagaacaagaagaagaacttctaagaaaaattgatacTGCTGATCTCGAGTACAAACAAAGGGTGGACCATTCGGACTCTTTGAGGAATACTTTTATAACAAAAGAGAGaccaaaaattgttttagaactgaaagatttgattATGGAAATAGATACAGCTATGTCTATTCAGttacaaaaatatactATTTGGACTGAAAATCTTATCTTGAATAGTGGTATCACAGTGGCGCCATTTGAATCAACGAAATCAATGAAATCTGTTGCATTATCAGTAACAAACGAAATTGATCTATACAATTACCTTAACAAATACAACAGTACGGGCAAAACAACCAGTCTGGTGAACAAGAATCTGATTCCTGTCGCTTACAAAAAGCACCCTTCTATGAtcaaaaactcttcaaatgcTACAAGTAAAATCTCTCCTTCCTATGTGGTCAATCCCGCAAAAAATTCTATTCCAAAAAGAATTATATCAACACACAATGAGTCACCCTTTTCAAGCTCTGCGAATAGCGCggcaacaacagcagcagcaggACAGTCAGCAATAGCAAATAATAGTTCCTTCAAAGTGAATCCAACCAGCAGTAATATTCCAACTTCTGGCAGCGACTATAGCAGTTCAAATACAGTATACTCAAGCGACCCTAATTACAAACAGCGAATGCAATCTGCTAAGGAGACTATTCCCCTACCACAGCCTAACGCTGCCTCTAAGACGTTAGATCCAGGAAATTTCGCAGCAGCTAGAATTCCTAGCCTATCTACTACTGTTTCAACGTCGACACCTGATTCTGATAGGCCCCTATCGCATGTTCAAACAAATAGTATTATGCCACCGGGAACCcaaaataatttcaaaacatttGGTGTGCCACTTGAGAAACTAGTTGAATATGAGCAAGATATGGTCCCTGCTATAGTTCGACAGTGTATTTATGTCATCGATAAATATGGTCTTGACTTAGAGGGAGTTTACAGAAAATCTGCTAACGTTCTGGACATCAGCAAATTGAAAGAGGAAATTGATAAGGACCCAAGTAACGTTTCAATGATCTTGCCTCCAAAAAATTACGGAGACTCCGATATTTATCTTGTCGGCTCTTTGCTGAAAGCTTTCTTTGCAGCACTTCCTGAATCTCTACTTCCAGAAGAAATTGGACAAGAAGTTAAAGCATGTTTATctattgatgatgaagcGACTCGGAAGAACTATATGCACGGGTTAATTTATAAACTCCCAGATGCTCAGTACTGGACTCTTCGAGCTTTACTATTTCATTTAAAAAGAGTTGCCGAACATGAGCCGCAAAATAGAATGAATCTGAAATCTTTAAATATAATATGGGGGCCCACGCTTGTTGCTCCTAACAGAGATGATCCAAATGATGTAAACTACCAAATAAAGGCCATGGAAATACTGTTTGCTGTTGCTGACCAAGCTTTCGAGTCTGAATGA
- the RIF1 gene encoding DNA-binding protein RIF1 (similar to Saccharomyces cerevisiae RIF1 (YBR275C); ancestral locus Anc_1.337), producing the protein MMNNSSKLSPPGNKLRAIDMLDQHINRRSLTKHRSSVPPSSIPWLHTKLPAPSKSLPIDNSDATSPTPKRRNQDNVKENAQKRLKSTRSSACDLDFTREDNSYGSPTTKSVAFSDKIESSPTQRDLRSSPIPSSASKPSKSILRNNNEIRKTVSDLSWDRSPFKISPSKNGSAIVGLPEIDPRTIEYWRSGEIHGLLDANNTGEFRRLITGGLELLEQSAGQFETRSFEIYATFNNILISSTAKSGHDVSEQNFKVISELLGKITSICIPQLISEQRKLLSKKSKKDPFVSRIYVQVVRFFGFILSNFKIIKYLNKKPQLQQKLKEFYDISKDALSHRNSNKVILAAHISVLASERFGIYFLEKDEVANILFAVIDSKDIQSTNLICEKLMLVKSFIVKYPQVMIESLKRWLIVEVFPRIIIDDEVHSLKILVTATAVLLELLKKSINISHVNAQIYEYVEFGRIKEFIPEALASKIFKDVEIDSETTTFGDLLLQKIEYLILVKKEYKLAMDIWLSIMGLICHKPEHLLKKERQEKNRWLSMNRLCFDSNDDVAKRVSLKAWRVLTYQICTYTAQASSDFHPECLSLLKLPFEYSKDYHSNPSIRDGLLFHLFGIIYTTGFFLSNNESYFRLIWDGLISPIFFDYIFVSKSNQLKSRAVRCLCKLLEKSNQVQAVSGSRNSNSVKVISSAGIDLNEILALPPKIIESHFDIIKTLVFSAIKRNHSDVSVNADIYIYLLHHLPESSTDYANLKAFIEILLEIINGEGRSESKTDLLCKLSGALSHAFYKVLFCEDGGFEDYSADVLSTILSNDDARIRVLKEMISINKEIISSVCIVNKFLKTGHGCYKIYASNWISSTIFHSTVTEKEFHLLLEILKIVPTRPVIESVLHCSIIRGFELKIRDFLDPSTSEDETIYHYAKVIFSKQYRKFENEMASFLQAALPSRESVFVDLFPLLVQHNFHNVVKSIIHENPSFFRHVFDECKSFISLILPKEDMRFILIHSVAESESVRLAVLRWCVDNKEFTMLFDGSAHWEKMLFTENPPNDVSQERIVLIANLLEQLYEQSLWKPLSTLVELCLDNEISHCVIDLFSRVGINELMHLEPSAIAFMANKCGCLNSSLIGLIKESYKQSPIYHNCQLTQHLLLFEKFQIFSLCKAELMAFFMQRSSNLVYEDLRVVDCTFKMFLDIVQAHSKKMLIDFLKSFLVLLPTAPTPYLLWLARSFIDQINRDYESFKPLLGFEKMWLLLQKLASDISGDKDNHLELSKFNAVTGNSNEQSKLLDNDIQIFSTLPSNPITKEMDEIRNPILDSPTSRTDLDVYQQSRYRTKVVHECEVKARSPLIQSLIGTGEDCLKEEDPTAFRHFDEIEDEEHCREKYKKNISLSQTKNMLAKESSSPDSLCKHVKSEKSLGEGDVNVVTQESKRILSLVPSDDKDPNLLCSAKLKKNDNELGNAQSTTEDPDASVMGEIRFPIFKYSNIKNEMSVKSKKNRKLVISGNVEDLVDSFSHALSPDITDHELSVQPEDSEKNLARGDTNSSLRLHFPSKKVRRLIYRLRGFSAGDISSISMAEKRNMRVELLDFMMQLEHDSSS; encoded by the coding sequence ATGATGAATAACTCTTCCAAATTATCGCCCCCAGGCAACAAATTACGAGCCATTGATATGCTGGATCAACATATCAATAGGAGAAGTCTGACTAAACATCGTTCGTCGGTACCTCCTTCTTCGATTCCATGGCTACATACAAAATTGCCTGCACCTTCCAAGTCACTGCCTATAGATAATAGTGATGCCACTTCGCCAACTCCgaagagaagaaatcaagaCAACGTGAAAGAAAACGCtcaaaagagattgaagTCTACTCGAAGCTCTGCATGCGACTTGGATTTCACAAGAGAAGATAACTCGTACGGATCTCCTACCACAAAATCCGTCGCTTTCTCtgacaaaattgaatcttcCCCCACACAACGTGATCTGAGGTCATCGCCAATACCCTCTTCTGCTTCAAAACCTTCAAAGTCGATATTGCGCAACAATAATGAAATACGAAAAACTGTAAGTGATCTAAGCTGGGACCGATCACCGTTCAAAATTTCACCCAGTAAAAATGGCTCTGCAATAGTTGGTCTTCCTGAAATAGATCCTCGCACCATTGAATACTGGAGAAGCGGAGAAATACATGGCTTACTTGATGCAAACAATACTGGAGAGTTCAGACGATTGATAACAGGTGGTCTGGAGCTTCTGGAACAGTCTGCAGGCCAGTTCGAAACTCGaagctttgaaatataCGCTACATTCAATAACATTTTAAtatcttcaacagcaaaatcAGGCCACGATGTATCTGAACAAAACTTTAAAGTTATAAGTGAACTTTTGGGGAAAATTACCTCTATATGCATCCCACAATTAATTAGTGAACAAAGAAAGCTTTtatccaaaaaatcaaaaaaggaTCCCTTCGTTTCAAGAATATATGTTCAGGTTGtcagattttttggatttattctttccaacttcaaaattatcaaatacCTCAACAAAAAGCCTCAGCTGCAACAAAAACTTAAAGAGTTTTACGACATATCCAAAGATGCTCTATCGCACCGTAACTCCAACAAAGTAATACTTGCCGCCCATATATCAGTTTTGGCAAGTGAACGATTTGGAATCTACTTCttagaaaaagatgaagtAGCTAACATTCTGTTTGCTGTAAtagattcaaaagatattcAAAGCACGAACCTCATTTGTGAAAAATTGATGCTGGTAAAAAGCTTCATCGTCAAATATCCTCAGGTCATGATTGAATCTCTCAAAAGGTGGTTGATAGTAGAGGTCTTTCCAAGAATTATTATCGATGATGAAGTTCATTCATTGAAGATTTTAGTTACTGCTACGGCGGTGCTCTTGGagctgttgaaaaaaagtatcAATATTTCGCATGTAAATGCGCAGATATATGAATATGTCGAATTCGGACGGATTAAAGAATTTATACCAGAAGCCTTGgcttccaaaattttcaaagatgtcGAAATTGACTCTGAGACAACCACTTTTGGAGACTTATTGCTACAAAAGATCGAATATTTGATCttggtgaagaaagaatataaACTGGCAATGGATATTTGGCTCTCTATAATGGGTTTAATATGCCATAAACCAGAACATctgttaaaaaaagaaagacaaGAAAAGAATCGTTGGCTAAGCATGAATCGCCTGTGTTTCGATTCTAATGATGATGTAGCAAAAAGAGTGTCTTTGAAGGCATGGAGAGTATTAACGTATCAGATTTGCACATATACAGCCCAGGCATCTTCCGACTTTCACCCAGAATGTCTGTCTTTATTGAAActtccttttgaatattcgAAAGATTATCACTCAAATCCATCAATCAGAGATGGGCtactttttcatctttttggCATTATTTATACAACAGGTTTTTTCTTAAGCAACAATGAAAGCTATTTTCGACTTATCTGGGACGGTTTGATATCGCCAATTTTCTTCGATTATATATTCGTGTCGAAAAGCAACCAATTAAAATCGAGAGCTGTGAGATGCCTGTGTAAACTGCTGGAGAAAAGCAACCAAGTACAAGCAGTTAGTGGCAGCAGGAATTCTAATTCTGTCAAAGTTATTTCCTCCGCGGGGATAGATCTGAATGAGATTTTGGCTCTTCCACCAAAAATCATTGAGAGTCACTTCGACATTATAAAAACCTTAGTTTTCTCTGCTATAAAAAGGAATCATTCAGATGTCAGTGTGAATGCagacatatatatatatctcCTGCATCATTTACCGGAGAGTTCCACGGATTATGCTAATTTGAAAgctttcattgaaattctCCTTGAGATCATAAATGGGGAGGGACGTTCGGAATCAAAAACAGATCTATTGTGTAAACTTTCTGGAGCGCTATCACATGCATTTTATAAAGTTCTTTTTTGTGAAGATGGTGGGTTTGAAGATTATTCTGCTGACGTTCTTTCGACTATATTGAGTAATGACGACGCTCGTATTagagttttgaaagaaatgatctctataaataaagaaatcatATCGAGCGTTTGCATAGTGAATAAGTTCTTAAAAACTGGGCATGGGTGCTATAAAATTTACGCGTCTAACTGGATTAGTTCAACCATTTTTCATAGTACTGTTACggaaaaagaatttcatcTCCTGCTTGAGATTCTTAAAATCGTTCCCACTCGTCCAGTTATTGAAAGTGTACTCCATTGTAGCATAATTCGTGGTTTTGAATTAAAAATACGCGATTTTCTAGATCCTTCGACGTCAGAAGATGAAACAATTTACCATTACGCCAAAGTTATATTTTCAAAGCAATACcgtaaatttgaaaatgagatgGCCTCCTTTTTGCAAGCAGCCTTGCCTAGCAGAGAATCGGTTTTTGTGGATCTCTTTCCACTATTGGTGCAGCACAATTTTCACAACGTTGTGAAGTCTATCATTCATGAAAACccatcttttttcagacACGTATTTGATGAGTGTAAATCATTTATTTCACTTATACTGCCAAAAGAGGATATGCGTTTCATTTTAATCCACTCTGTGGCGGAATCTGAAAGTGTCAGACTAGCTGTTCTTCGATGGTGTGTGGATAATAAAGAATTTACCATGTTGTTTGACGGTTCAGCTCATTGGGAGAAGATGCTATTTACTGAAAACCCCCCAAACGATGTGTCTCAAGAAAGAATAGTACTTATCGCAAATTTATTGGAGCAACTCTATGAGCAGAGCTTATGGAAACCGCTGAGCACATTGGTTGAATTATGTCTTGACAACGAGATTTCACATTGTGTCATAGACTTGTTTTCTAGAGTTGGTATAAATGAACTGATGCATTTGGAACCGAGTGCAATAGCCTTTATGGCGAATAAATGTGGTTGCCTAAACTCTTCGCTAATCGGTCTCATCAAAGAGAGTTATAAACAAAGTCCGATATATCACAATTGTCAATTGACGCAGcatttgcttctttttgagaaatttcaaatcttctcACTTTGTAAAGCCGAATTGATGGCTTTCTTCATGCAACGCTCATCCAATTTGGTTTATGAGGATCTTCGCGTAGTTGACTGCACCTTTAAAATGTTCCTTGACATTGTTCAAGCACATTCCAAGAAAATGCTGATagactttttgaaatcatttttggtCTTACTGCCTACTGCCCCTACGCCATACCTATTATGGTTGGCTCGCAGTTTCATTGATCAAATAAACAGGGATTACGAGTCTTTCAAACCGCTATTGggctttgaaaaaatgtgGTTGCTGCTGCAAAAATTGGCGTCTGACATTTCAGGAGATAAAGATAATCATTTGGAGCTTTCAAAGTTCAATGCGGTCACTGGAAATTCTAACGAACAGTCTAAGCTTCTTGACAATGATattcagattttttcaacactGCCTTCGAACCCTATCACAAAAGAGATGGATGAGATCCGCAATCCCATTTTGGATAGCCCCACGTCTAGAACGGATCTAGATGTCTATCAGCAATCGCGATATCGTACAAAAGTCGTTCATGAATGTGAAGTGAAGGCGAGAAGTCCCCTTATTCAAAGTCTTATTGGGACTGGTGAAGATTGCTTGAAAGAAGAGGACCCGACAGCATTTCGGCACTTTGATGAGatcgaagatgaagaacaCTGCAGAGAGAAATACAAGAAAAACATATCACTGAGCCAGACGAAAAATATGTTAGCTAAGGAATCTTCATCTCCGGATAGTCTCTGTAAACATGTGAAGAGTGAAAAATCACTTGGTGAAGGTGATGTAAATGTCGTAACTCAAGAATCTAAAAGGATCCTGAGTTTAGTGCCTAGTGACGATAAGGATCCGAACTTACTGTGCTCAGctaaattgaagaaaaatgataacgAACTTGGAAATGCGCAGTCTACAACTGAGGACCCTGATGCCTCAGTTATGGGCGAGATACGGTTCCCCATATTCAAATACTCAAATATTAAAAACGAAATGTCagtgaaatcaaaaaagaacagAAAACTTGTCATTTCGGGaaatgttgaagatttggTTGACAGTTTCTCACACGCTCTCAGCCCCGACATAACAGATCATGAACTCTCTGTGCAACCGGAAGATTCAGAGAAAAATCTAGCGCGCGGAGACACTAATTCGTCTTTAAGGCTCCATTTCCCAAGCAAAAAGGTGCGTCGACTGATATACAGATTGCGCGGTTTTTCTGCGGGAGATATATCTTCCATATCCATGGCggaaaagagaaatatgAGAGTTGAGTTGCTGGACTTTATGATGCAATTGGAGCATGATAGTAGCTCTTAG
- the SHM1 gene encoding glycine hydroxymethyltransferase SHM1 (similar to Saccharomyces cerevisiae SHM1 (YBR263W); ancestral locus Anc_1.339), producing MLSGFAARSIRSSRSSPSLVRLFSTVNANRSAAAAAAIGSKNQSMISKHVEEVDPEMHEILNKERSRQKHSITLIPSENFTSKSVMDLLGSEMQNKYSEGYPGERYYGGNQFIDQAESLCQKRALEVYGLDPEQWGVNVQSLSGAPANLYTYSAIMQTGDRLMGLDLPHGGHLSHGYQLSSGTKISYVSKYFQTMPYCVDPATGLIDYDALDMTSKLFRPKVIVAGTSAYSRVLDYKRFREIADGCGAYLMSDMAHISGLVAAGVTPSPFAFSDIVTTTTHKSLRGPRGAMIFFRKGVRKVTKKGKTIMYDLEKKINFSVFPGHQGGPHNHTISALAVALKQASTPEFKQYQQQVVENARIFGEALSKRGFKLVSGGTDTHLILIDLSNLGIDGARLETILEKLNIAANKNTIPGDKSALFPSGLRVGTPAMTTRGFKEAEFAKVAEFIDTAVKLAIGLKSQESPDSKDVRAQLADFKRLCEDSEQVKILSQEISQWVGEYPVPGEL from the coding sequence ATGTTGTCTGGATTTGCTGCTCGCTCAATTCGTAGCAGTCGCTCTTCGCCAAGTCTGGTTCGCCTGTTCTCTACTGTTAATGCTAACAGATCTGctgcagcagcagcagctaTCGGTTCAAAGAATCAGTCCatgatttcaaaacatgTGGAGGAAGTTGATCCAGAGATGCATGAAATTCTGAACAAGGAACGTTCTAGACAAAAGCACTCTATTACATTGATCCcatctgaaaatttcaCTTCCAAATCAGTAATGGACTTACTGGGATCTGAGATGCAAAACAAGTATTCCGAAGGGTACCCAGGTGAACGTTACTATGGTGGTAACCAGTTTATTGATCAAGCGGAATCCCTATGTCAGAAAAGAGCCTTGGAAGTTTATGGTCTAGATCCAGAACAGTGGGGTGTGAATGTTCAATCTTTAAGTGGTGCACCGGCAAATTTGTACACTTACTCCGCAATCATGCAAACTGGTGATAGGCTGATGGGTCTGGATTTACCTCATGGTGGACATTTATCACATGGTTATCAATTGAGCAGTGGAACGAAGATCTCTTATGTCTCAAAATACTTCCAGACTATGCCTTACTGTGTTGACCCTGCTACTGGTTTGATTGATTATGATGCTTTAGATATGACTTCCAAGCTATTCAGACCAAAAGTTATCGTCGCAGGTACATCTGCTTATTCTAGAGTCCTAGATTACAAGCGTTTCCGTGAAATTGCTGATGGTTGTGGTGCCTACTTAATGAGTGACATGGCACATATTTCAGGTTTAGTTGCAGCTGGTGTTACACCATCACCTTTCGCATTCTCTGATATTGTTACCACAACAACTCATAAATCATTGAGAGGTCCAAGAGGAGCaatgattttcttcagaaaaGGTGTTAGGAAGGTTACGAAGAAGGGAAAAACTATCATGTACGATTTGGAGAAAAAGATTAATTTCTCTGTGTTCCCTGGTCATCAAGGTGGCCCACACAACCATACGATTTCAGCATTGGCTGTTGCTTTGAAACAAGCATCTACTCCAGAGTTCAAGcaatatcaacaacaaGTTGTGGAAAATGCACGTATCTTTGGTGAAGCATTAAGCAAGCGTGGTTTTAAGCTAGTGTCCGGTGGTACCGATACTCATTTGATCTTAAttgatctttcaaatttgggAATTGATGGTGCACGTTTAGAAACtatattggaaaaattaaatATCGCTGCTAACAAAAATACTATTCCAGGTGATAAATCTGCTCTTTTCCCATCAGGATTGAGAGTTGGTACACCAGCAATGACGACCAGAGGTTTCAAAGAAGCAGAATTTGCGAAGGTTGCTGAATTTATAGATACAGCTGTTAAACTAGCTATCGGTTTGAAATCTCAAGAATCACCAGACTCGAAAGATGTCAGAGCACAACTAGCAGACTTCAAGCGGTTATGCGAGGATTCTGAACAGGTCAAAATACTATCTCAAGAGATTTCACAATGGGTTGGTGAATATCCAGTCCCAGGTGAATTATAA
- the YPT10 gene encoding Rab family GTPase YPT10 (similar to Saccharomyces cerevisiae YPT10 (YBR264C); ancestral locus Anc_1.338): MSNGDREVYSCDLKLVLLGESSVGKSSIVMRYTIGTFQKCNATIGAAYTTKAIEKEGDNGTLKRVNLEIWDTAGQERYRSLAPMYYRNTDVALIVFDLTKPESLRKANSWIEELQSYVEQDRRDDICIILVGNKNDIEHEEFQMNKNIVKVSALTGEGINELFESIIDRIPAEKYNKCVNSKNNNGIKLDQSKNETNSSGCNC, translated from the coding sequence ATGAGTAATGGAGATAGGGAGGTCTACTCCTGTGATTTGAAGCTTGTTCTTCTCGGCGAATCGTCAGTGGGAAAATCATCGATAGTGATGAGATATACGATAGGGACGTTTCAAAAGTGCAATGCAACAATTGGGGCGGCTTATACGACTAAAgccattgaaaaggaaggGGATAATGGgactttgaaaagagtcAATTTGGAGATTTGGGACACTGCAGGGCAGGAAAGGTACAGGTCACTAGCACCAATGTACTACAGAAACACAGATGTGGCACTTATAGTCTTTGATTTAACGAAACCAGAAAGTCTGCGAAAGGCCAACAGTTGGATTGAGGAGCTACAATCATACGTAGAACAGGACAGGAGAGATGATATATGCATAATTCTGGTCGGTAATAAAAATGACATAGAACatgaagaatttcaaatgaataaaaatattgtAAAGGTTAGCGCACTCACAGGGGAGGGCATAAATGAATTATTCGAAAGCATAATTGATAGAATACCGGCAGAAAAATATAACAAGTGTGTGAATTCGAAGAACAACAATGGCATCAAATTGGATCAAtctaaaaatgaaactaaTAGTAGCGGCTGTAATTGTTAA